A region of Marnyiella aurantia DNA encodes the following proteins:
- a CDS encoding Ig-like domain-containing protein has translation MRKIDQRSSSPQTTRWGKFLTVVLGLLAAFNVHAQVSLYNFTQSTAVYTEITTPTELGKAVDNTSAGSLNSNVYNLTLPFTFNFNAQDYTNLNVSSNGFITFGSTPPAATTTTPISGSVAYEGAVSAFGGDLNSYFDTTNAGSITWGTEGTAPNRIAVIQWRNFRPVNSTSTTNVYLLSFQIRLHESSNRISVVYGGGQYLTGSTAITATRQVGLRGAGNSDYNNRLSSTSVLFDASTAGTANNSTQAVNTQVNPPGMPPSGLTYTWDPPTCLMPSGLSAGNITQTGASLTWNASVTPPANGYDIYYNTTGTAPVAATSPAVSGVTGLGYQLTSALTPATTYYVWIRSNCSAGDQSVWTVQPVIFSTSCVPPAILQTTGDTVCLNEPAVLNATAQAGATVNWYASSAGGSPLATGNVFTTPAVTATTSYWVSASQGAAGPVGKTAPETGATGGAGTTLFGLVFDVFAPVTIETVTIYPVSATSATGTVIIDVLNSAGAIVHSATVNVTGSPVSAPVPQVVNLGFAIAPGISYKMRPRSMSGFSQLLFDPAAVAPTGGYAYPFTFPGLLTINTSTLTAANTPRNDLYYYFYNWQLSSVCESALQEVIATLDSSPNCSMGVSDLADSYVPIEISPNPMTDYATVNTKATVTKVEFYSMTGGLALSQSGRTITTVDVRRLAAGNYVAVLTLQDGTQYSRKVIKK, from the coding sequence ATGAGAAAAATCGATCAGCGAAGTAGTAGTCCCCAAACAACTCGGTGGGGAAAATTTTTGACAGTTGTGCTGGGACTGCTGGCAGCGTTTAATGTACACGCTCAGGTGAGTCTTTACAACTTTACGCAAAGTACTGCGGTATATACCGAAATTACTACTCCGACGGAGTTGGGTAAAGCCGTTGACAATACCTCCGCAGGTAGTCTGAACAGTAATGTGTACAATCTGACGCTCCCGTTTACCTTTAATTTCAACGCGCAGGATTATACCAATCTAAACGTTTCTTCAAATGGTTTTATCACCTTTGGAAGTACTCCGCCGGCGGCCACTACCACGACTCCGATATCGGGAAGCGTTGCGTACGAAGGCGCAGTCTCCGCCTTTGGTGGTGACCTGAATTCGTATTTCGACACTACGAATGCGGGATCAATTACCTGGGGTACAGAAGGAACAGCACCAAACAGGATTGCAGTCATTCAATGGCGTAATTTCAGACCGGTAAACAGTACATCCACCACCAATGTATATCTCCTGTCATTTCAGATCAGGCTGCATGAAAGTTCCAACAGAATATCTGTAGTGTACGGAGGCGGACAGTATCTTACAGGATCCACCGCTATTACTGCTACCAGACAGGTCGGTCTAAGGGGAGCCGGTAATTCAGATTATAATAACAGGCTCAGCAGTACTTCCGTACTTTTTGATGCCTCCACTGCCGGCACTGCCAATAACAGCACACAGGCAGTGAATACACAGGTAAACCCGCCGGGAATGCCGCCGTCCGGACTTACCTATACCTGGGATCCTCCTACATGTCTCATGCCGTCCGGTTTGAGTGCGGGTAATATAACCCAGACGGGAGCTTCACTAACATGGAATGCTTCGGTGACACCTCCTGCCAATGGCTACGATATTTATTATAACACCACCGGCACCGCACCTGTTGCCGCAACATCACCTGCTGTTTCGGGTGTTACAGGTCTGGGTTATCAGCTTACATCTGCTCTCACTCCAGCTACCACCTATTACGTTTGGATACGCTCCAATTGTTCGGCCGGCGATCAAAGTGTCTGGACAGTGCAGCCCGTAATTTTTTCAACCAGTTGCGTGCCGCCCGCTATTTTGCAGACAACCGGTGACACTGTATGTCTGAATGAACCTGCAGTGCTTAATGCGACTGCACAGGCAGGCGCCACTGTAAACTGGTATGCGTCTTCAGCAGGAGGGTCGCCATTAGCGACGGGCAATGTCTTTACTACGCCTGCCGTTACTGCCACCACGTCCTATTGGGTAAGCGCTTCACAGGGTGCCGCAGGACCTGTCGGGAAAACCGCACCGGAAACGGGAGCGACCGGAGGAGCTGGTACCACATTATTTGGATTGGTATTCGATGTGTTTGCACCCGTAACTATTGAAACAGTAACCATTTACCCTGTAAGCGCAACTTCAGCCACAGGAACAGTTATTATTGATGTACTTAATTCCGCTGGAGCAATCGTGCATTCTGCTACAGTAAATGTTACAGGTTCGCCTGTTTCGGCACCTGTCCCGCAAGTAGTGAATTTAGGATTTGCAATTGCTCCCGGTATCAGTTATAAAATGAGACCACGCAGTATGAGCGGATTCTCACAACTCTTGTTTGACCCCGCTGCTGTGGCGCCTACCGGAGGATATGCATATCCGTTTACTTTCCCGGGACTTCTAACAATAAACACAAGTACTCTTACAGCAGCTAATACTCCGCGAAATGACCTGTATTATTATTTCTACAACTGGCAGCTTTCTTCGGTATGTGAATCAGCCCTGCAGGAAGTGATAGCCACGCTTGATTCTAGCCCAAACTGTAGTATGGGTGTTAGCGATCTTGCGGACTCGTATGTACCAATCGAGATCAGTCCGAATCCAATGACAGATTATGCCACTGTTAACACAAAAGCTACAGTTACAAAGGTGGAATTCTACTCAATGACCGGTGGTCTGGCCCTGTCTCAAAGCGGCAGAACGATCACAACTGTAGATGTGCGCAGACTGGCTGCCGGAAATTATGTGGCCGTACTGACATTACAGGACGGAACTCAATATTCAAGAAAAGTGATTAAAAAGTAA